A region from the Mycobacterium heidelbergense genome encodes:
- a CDS encoding NAD-dependent epimerase/dehydratase family protein, translating to MRGSKILITGPTGQIATPIAQALAADNEVWGIARFTNTAVREGLEKAGVHCQTVNLAAGDFTGLPTDFDYVLNLAVAKSGNWDKDLGANAESVGLLMAHCRNAKAFLHCSSAAVYDPPDNEPRTERSALGDNHKSLFPTYSISKIAGEVVARSMARALGVPTTIARLNVPYGDNGGWPFYHMEMMLAGIPIPVPPGGPARYNPIHEDDVIVTIPKLLGAASVPATTVNWCGEQAVSLQEWCAYLGSLVGREPVFEESEQALRGNPTDVARMRELIGGTTVDWRDGLRRMATKFHPELVGS from the coding sequence ATGCGCGGCTCAAAGATTCTGATCACCGGCCCGACCGGACAAATCGCCACTCCCATCGCCCAGGCCCTCGCGGCCGACAACGAGGTGTGGGGGATCGCGCGGTTCACCAATACCGCCGTGCGGGAAGGCCTCGAGAAGGCGGGGGTTCACTGCCAGACTGTCAACCTGGCCGCCGGTGACTTCACTGGTTTGCCAACCGATTTCGACTACGTCCTCAACCTGGCGGTGGCCAAGAGCGGCAACTGGGACAAGGACCTTGGCGCCAACGCGGAATCGGTCGGCCTGCTGATGGCCCACTGCCGCAACGCGAAGGCGTTCCTGCACTGCTCCTCGGCGGCCGTTTACGACCCGCCTGACAACGAACCCCGGACCGAGCGATCCGCGCTGGGCGACAATCACAAGTCTTTGTTCCCCACCTATTCCATCTCCAAGATCGCCGGGGAGGTCGTCGCCCGGTCGATGGCGCGCGCCCTCGGCGTGCCCACCACCATCGCCCGGCTCAACGTGCCGTACGGCGACAACGGCGGGTGGCCGTTCTACCACATGGAGATGATGCTGGCCGGCATCCCGATCCCGGTCCCGCCCGGCGGACCGGCCCGCTACAACCCGATCCACGAGGACGACGTCATCGTGACCATCCCGAAGCTGCTCGGGGCGGCGTCGGTCCCGGCGACCACGGTCAACTGGTGCGGCGAGCAGGCGGTCAGCCTGCAGGAGTGGTGCGCCTACCTGGGTTCGCTCGTCGGCCGGGAGCCGGTGTTCGAGGAGAGTGAGCAGGCGCTGCGGGGCAATCCCACCGACGTGGCCCGGATGCGCGAGCTGATCGGCGGCACGACGGTCGACTGGCGCGATGGGCTTCGCCGGATGGCGACCAAGTTCCACCCGGAGCTGGTCGGCTCGTAA
- a CDS encoding response regulator — MGDADLTVLVVDDDFRVANMHAEVVNTLPGFTVTATVNTLEGARKAPAVDLALVDVYLPDGSGIDFIRELQGDSMVLTAATEAVTIRAAMSAGAVSYLVKPFATTELAARLSGYARYRKILAGPNLTSGDVDAALDALRPRVAPPAPATVAASSTKQLVLQALRASEKPMSAAEVSAAIGISRATAQRYLAALAAGGDVGVGLRYGTTGRPEQEFAAIAKRPTRPPR; from the coding sequence ATGGGTGACGCAGACCTGACGGTGCTGGTGGTCGACGACGACTTCCGCGTCGCCAACATGCACGCCGAGGTGGTCAACACGCTTCCCGGCTTCACCGTGACCGCCACCGTGAACACGCTCGAGGGCGCGCGAAAGGCGCCCGCCGTCGACCTTGCCCTGGTCGACGTGTACCTGCCGGACGGGTCGGGAATCGACTTCATCCGCGAATTGCAAGGCGACAGCATGGTATTGACGGCGGCGACCGAGGCGGTCACGATCCGCGCCGCCATGTCGGCGGGCGCGGTGAGCTACCTGGTCAAGCCGTTCGCGACCACCGAGCTCGCCGCGCGGCTGTCCGGCTACGCGCGGTACCGCAAGATCCTGGCCGGCCCCAACCTCACCTCGGGCGACGTGGATGCGGCGCTGGACGCGTTGCGGCCCAGGGTCGCTCCGCCCGCACCCGCCACTGTCGCGGCATCCTCCACCAAACAGCTTGTGCTGCAAGCGCTGCGCGCATCGGAGAAGCCGATGTCGGCGGCCGAGGTGTCGGCAGCGATCGGGATATCGAGGGCAACCGCCCAGCGCTATCTGGCGGCGCTGGCCGCCGGCGGCGACGTCGGCGTCGGGTTGCGGTACGGCACCACGGGCCGGCCCGAACAGGAGTTCGCGGCGATCGCCAAGCGGCCCACCCGTCCCCCGCGCTAG
- a CDS encoding MMPL/RND family transporter: MSKDRNTSMGIGAFGLLGRLVVRAPWLMIAAWAAAVAVLAIAFPPLTKVVESQKLQPLPPRAMAATEQMAKDFGESAQNVLIVVLTDDRGLQPADENAYRTLADTLRGDTNDVTAVQDVVTTPALRPLLVSADNKAFYLAVMLRAPAGSPESSAAYQRITDIVKRSTAGTPVTADVTGQAAMVGDMSIVTARDMHTTEIVTALFVLIILLVIYRRLMTVLLPLITIGISVASAQGVVSGLTQLGLGVSALTIALMTAMIFGAGTDYAVFLISRYHEYLRSGADSDLAVRKALSSIGEVIAGSAATVAVTFLGMVFTRLPAFTSIGPALAVSIGVAFLAAITLLPAILVLAGRRGWVAPRPPLTGRLWQRSAVHLVRRPKTHLLVSLSVLIALAGCAAFLRPTFNDRLQLPRTALSNIGFSAMQQHFSTSALLPQYIYVRSPHDLRTSRSLADLEQMAQRVSQLPDIAVVRGITRPSGEPLDQAKLSSQAGAVGDKLQDASTQIGEKTNDLDSLTDGADRLAAALAQVRDEIHGAAGPVTQLAATLAQAQQQLGAAAGLLDGVRGLANGAAQPAVVPTLAAQPTVQGLRAGVQSLSAQLATAGNGLRAAGGGAAGVRQKITSLQAVADQLADGSRRVADGVRALVDQTKKMGLGMNQAANLLLSMKRGASQQSMAGMYVPPQVLNSDDFKNAAKLFISPDGQSARFLVETKFDPFSTAAMDQVASILDTARGAQPNTSLSDASISLVGTTAMYSAIRGYYDDDVRLIVIVTLLVVFVILILLLRAIVAPLYLIASVVISFMSAMGVGVIFFQFVLHQPIYWNVQATAFIVLVAVGADYNLLLITRIREESRSGIRSGVIRAVRSTGGVITSAGIIFAASMSGLVFGSLSTMVQTGFIIGMGILIDTFVVRTVTVPALAAMLGGANWWPSKATAKPSAARNRGEQTQTRMNSAGAMRVCVCSARD, from the coding sequence ATGTCCAAAGACCGAAACACCTCGATGGGCATCGGCGCGTTTGGGCTGCTCGGTCGCCTCGTCGTGCGCGCGCCGTGGCTGATGATCGCCGCCTGGGCCGCCGCGGTGGCCGTGCTGGCCATCGCCTTCCCCCCGCTGACGAAGGTGGTCGAAAGCCAGAAGCTGCAGCCGCTGCCGCCCAGGGCCATGGCGGCCACCGAACAGATGGCCAAGGATTTCGGCGAATCCGCCCAGAACGTCCTGATCGTCGTGCTCACCGACGATCGCGGCCTGCAACCGGCCGATGAGAACGCCTACCGCACGCTGGCCGACACCCTGCGCGGCGACACCAACGACGTGACCGCCGTGCAGGACGTCGTTACCACACCCGCGCTGCGTCCGTTGCTGGTCAGCGCCGACAACAAGGCGTTCTACCTGGCGGTGATGCTGCGGGCGCCCGCCGGATCGCCCGAGTCCTCGGCGGCCTACCAACGGATCACCGACATCGTCAAGCGCTCCACCGCGGGCACGCCGGTGACCGCCGACGTCACGGGACAGGCGGCCATGGTCGGCGACATGTCGATCGTCACCGCCCGCGACATGCACACGACCGAGATCGTCACCGCATTGTTCGTGCTGATCATCCTGCTGGTGATCTACCGGCGACTCATGACCGTGCTGCTGCCGTTGATCACCATCGGGATCTCGGTGGCATCGGCCCAGGGCGTGGTCTCGGGGCTGACCCAGCTCGGGCTCGGGGTGTCCGCGCTGACGATCGCGTTGATGACGGCCATGATCTTCGGCGCCGGCACCGACTATGCCGTCTTCCTGATCAGCCGCTACCACGAATACCTCCGGTCCGGCGCCGACTCCGACCTGGCCGTGCGGAAAGCGCTGAGCTCGATCGGGGAGGTCATCGCGGGCTCGGCGGCCACCGTCGCCGTCACCTTCCTGGGCATGGTCTTCACCCGCCTGCCCGCGTTCACGAGTATCGGCCCGGCGCTTGCGGTCTCGATCGGGGTCGCGTTCCTTGCCGCCATCACCCTGCTGCCCGCCATCCTCGTGCTCGCCGGCCGACGCGGGTGGGTGGCACCGCGGCCGCCGCTCACCGGCCGGCTGTGGCAGCGGTCCGCCGTTCACCTGGTTCGCCGACCCAAAACGCATCTGCTGGTCAGCCTTTCGGTGTTGATCGCGCTCGCCGGCTGCGCGGCCTTCCTCCGGCCCACCTTCAACGACCGCCTGCAATTGCCGCGGACCGCGCTCAGCAACATCGGCTTTTCCGCGATGCAGCAACACTTCTCGACCAGCGCGCTGCTGCCGCAGTACATCTACGTCCGCTCGCCCCACGACCTACGGACATCGCGGTCCCTGGCCGACCTGGAACAGATGGCGCAACGCGTGTCCCAGCTGCCCGATATCGCCGTGGTGCGCGGCATCACGCGACCCAGCGGCGAGCCGCTCGATCAGGCCAAGCTCAGCTCCCAGGCCGGGGCGGTCGGCGACAAGCTCCAAGACGCCTCGACACAGATCGGCGAGAAAACCAACGACCTCGACTCGCTGACCGACGGCGCCGACCGGCTGGCGGCGGCACTGGCCCAGGTGCGTGACGAAATCCATGGCGCCGCCGGACCCGTGACCCAACTCGCCGCGACGCTGGCCCAGGCACAGCAGCAGCTCGGCGCGGCGGCGGGCCTGCTGGACGGCGTGCGCGGGCTCGCGAACGGCGCCGCACAGCCGGCGGTGGTCCCGACGCTCGCCGCCCAGCCGACGGTGCAGGGCCTGCGGGCGGGGGTGCAAAGTTTGAGCGCGCAGTTGGCGACGGCGGGCAACGGTCTGCGGGCCGCGGGCGGCGGCGCCGCCGGTGTGCGGCAGAAGATTACGAGCCTGCAGGCGGTTGCCGACCAACTGGCCGACGGCAGCCGGCGCGTGGCCGACGGCGTGCGGGCGCTCGTCGACCAGACCAAGAAGATGGGCCTGGGCATGAACCAGGCGGCCAACCTGCTGCTGTCGATGAAGCGCGGCGCTTCACAGCAATCCATGGCGGGCATGTACGTCCCGCCCCAGGTGCTCAACTCGGACGACTTCAAGAACGCCGCGAAGCTGTTCATCTCACCCGACGGGCAGTCGGCGCGCTTCCTCGTCGAGACCAAATTCGACCCGTTCAGCACGGCCGCGATGGATCAGGTGGCATCGATCCTCGACACGGCGCGTGGTGCGCAGCCGAACACCTCGCTCTCGGACGCGTCGATATCGCTGGTCGGAACGACGGCGATGTACAGCGCGATCCGCGGCTACTACGACGACGACGTTCGCCTGATCGTGATCGTGACGCTGCTCGTCGTCTTCGTCATCCTGATCCTGCTGCTCCGCGCGATCGTGGCCCCGCTGTATCTCATTGCCTCCGTGGTGATCTCGTTCATGTCGGCGATGGGCGTGGGAGTCATCTTCTTCCAGTTCGTGCTCCATCAGCCGATCTATTGGAACGTGCAGGCGACGGCGTTCATCGTGCTGGTCGCCGTCGGGGCGGACTACAACCTGCTGTTGATCACCCGGATTCGTGAGGAGTCACGCTCGGGCATCCGCTCCGGCGTCATTCGCGCGGTCCGTTCCACGGGCGGCGTCATCACCTCGGCCGGCATCATCTTCGCCGCCTCGATGTCGGGCCTGGTGTTCGGCAGCCTCTCGACGATGGTGCAGACCGGATTCATCATCGGGATGGGCATTTTGATCGACACCTTCGTGGTTCGCACCGTCACGGTGCCGGCCCTGGCGGCGATGCTCGGTGGGGCCAACTGGTGGCCCTCCAAGGCAACAGCGAAGCCGAGCGCCGCCAGGAACCGCGGCGAGCAGACGCAGACTCGCATGAATTCGGCCGGCGCTATGCGAGTCTGCGTCTGCTCGGCCCGCGACTAG
- a CDS encoding condensation domain-containing protein, giving the protein MVALGSINGWQPADGPVTTWMASPAARETARNAPKSDLAPSYQRARHLRAARECQAMGKQLPRLMVVAWDIPGVCDIPAMTATINAHVRRHDAYHDWFEFDNGAFVRRAIDDPEAIDFVPTEFGYMNTEQIRAHALTATPETLEWDCFTFGIVQRTDSFTFYASVDHLHIDGMSAGLIFFEIHLTYQHLSQALGAPAIPRQVASYRSYAARQHQKAAALTPSSPEIRGWVEFARDTRGDWPSFPLPVGDTGASSKGDFVTADLLDAAATESFETACHAAGARFSGGVLACAALAERELTGTETYHGFAPYDTRTPGIDSMTVGWFANLVPVTVPVAAGSFSEAARAAQRSFDDAKDLAGAPIERALELARQLGIKPPTPRSMMVSFMDLRKIPAAALFEQTNFGTYADDLSHGGINMWISRQADKTTVTISFPDNAQARESVHRYIAVLTQTFARAVKTTSDWVDAVAVHANSSHGIPVISL; this is encoded by the coding sequence ATGGTCGCACTGGGAAGCATTAACGGATGGCAGCCGGCCGACGGTCCAGTTACCACATGGATGGCCTCGCCCGCGGCCCGCGAGACCGCGCGGAACGCGCCGAAAAGCGATCTAGCACCGAGTTACCAGCGGGCCCGGCACCTCCGGGCGGCCCGCGAGTGCCAAGCGATGGGCAAGCAGCTACCCCGGCTGATGGTCGTGGCCTGGGATATTCCCGGCGTGTGTGACATTCCGGCGATGACGGCGACGATCAATGCGCATGTCCGCCGCCACGACGCCTACCACGATTGGTTCGAATTCGACAACGGCGCCTTTGTCCGCCGGGCGATCGACGACCCCGAAGCCATCGATTTTGTTCCCACCGAGTTCGGCTACATGAACACCGAACAAATACGCGCGCATGCCTTGACGGCGACGCCGGAGACGCTGGAGTGGGATTGCTTCACGTTCGGCATCGTCCAGCGCACAGACTCCTTCACGTTCTACGCCAGCGTCGACCACCTCCACATCGACGGCATGTCGGCCGGCCTGATCTTCTTCGAGATCCACCTGACGTACCAGCACCTGTCGCAGGCCCTGGGCGCGCCCGCCATCCCCCGGCAGGTCGCGAGCTACCGCAGCTACGCCGCGCGGCAGCACCAGAAGGCGGCGGCCTTGACCCCGTCTTCCCCCGAGATCAGGGGCTGGGTCGAGTTCGCGCGCGACACCCGCGGCGACTGGCCGAGCTTCCCGCTTCCGGTCGGCGACACGGGCGCCAGCAGCAAGGGCGACTTCGTGACGGCCGACTTGTTGGACGCCGCCGCAACGGAGTCTTTCGAAACCGCGTGCCACGCCGCCGGTGCCCGGTTCAGCGGGGGAGTTCTGGCGTGCGCGGCGCTGGCCGAGCGTGAGCTGACGGGCACCGAGACATATCACGGTTTCGCGCCATACGACACGCGGACGCCGGGCATCGACTCGATGACCGTGGGTTGGTTCGCCAACCTGGTGCCGGTCACCGTGCCGGTCGCCGCCGGCTCGTTTTCGGAGGCGGCCCGGGCGGCGCAGAGATCGTTCGACGACGCCAAGGACCTTGCCGGCGCACCCATCGAGCGAGCGCTCGAGCTGGCGCGTCAGTTGGGGATCAAGCCGCCCACGCCTCGCTCAATGATGGTGTCGTTCATGGATCTTCGCAAGATACCCGCCGCCGCCTTGTTCGAGCAGACCAACTTCGGCACCTACGCCGACGATCTGTCGCACGGCGGGATCAACATGTGGATCAGCCGCCAGGCCGACAAAACCACGGTGACCATCTCTTTTCCGGACAACGCGCAAGCGCGTGAGTCGGTGCATCGCTACATCGCGGTGTTGACCCAGACGTTCGCGCGCGCCGTCAAGACCACCTCGGACTGGGTGGATGCCGTTGCGGTCCACGCGAATTCGAGCCACGGCATACCGGTCATCAGCCTGTAA
- a CDS encoding sensor histidine kinase produces MAARGRIDLRLATQVLLLQLVVVTLTLIISFVLFAVFNRQRLDSQYHLHALDIARVVASSPTVTNNISRYDTAALSPSPALVDELVAGPIQGIASRVERRTHVSFVVVANMRGIKLAAPDRDTLGLHVRADVTPALGGHEVTFHELTPFGRSIVAQVPVLEPGSDRVLGLVLVGISTKAFDEQFSKNLRVLAAMGGVVLLIGVAGSAALARRWRGLTLGLRPAEISELVRSQAAVLQGIGEGVLAADTSWKTTFVNDEACRLLEIGNEPGRHVDEIGLTPRVLDAFKAADSTPTLATVGERIVVVSARPVSREGRQLGTVLVVRDRTDVESLTRQLDAVQVMSTVLRAQRHEFANRLHLLTGLLHGGHVEEGLQYLEELLGSGPLGSALPGIDAIRDPYLQAFLAAKGAAAREAGVTLTIGENTWVPGRLVLPVDVTTVVGNLLDNAIDAVRTSGNTVKEVEVELLQAGATLHLTVADSGDGVAADFVEHLFTEGRSTKPDSGIPGGRGIGLALSRQISRALGGDLRLASPGNAEQRLRGAEFIARLPGVMVEEAQWVTQT; encoded by the coding sequence ATGGCCGCCAGGGGTCGCATCGACTTGCGACTCGCCACCCAGGTACTGCTGTTGCAGCTCGTCGTCGTGACGCTGACATTGATCATCTCGTTCGTATTGTTCGCGGTCTTCAATCGCCAGCGTTTGGACAGCCAGTACCACCTGCATGCGTTGGATATCGCCCGCGTCGTTGCTTCCTCGCCGACGGTCACCAACAACATCTCGCGTTACGACACTGCCGCATTGAGCCCAAGTCCCGCATTGGTCGACGAACTCGTTGCCGGCCCCATCCAGGGCATTGCCTCACGCGTTGAACGGCGCACGCATGTGTCGTTCGTGGTCGTCGCCAACATGCGCGGCATCAAGCTCGCGGCTCCCGATCGCGACACGTTGGGCCTCCACGTCCGTGCCGATGTCACGCCGGCGCTGGGCGGGCACGAGGTGACGTTCCATGAACTGACCCCTTTCGGGCGGTCGATAGTCGCCCAAGTCCCAGTGCTGGAGCCCGGTTCTGATCGTGTGCTGGGGCTGGTCCTCGTTGGGATCTCCACCAAGGCGTTCGATGAGCAGTTTTCGAAGAACCTGCGCGTGTTGGCCGCGATGGGTGGCGTTGTCCTGCTGATCGGTGTCGCCGGCTCAGCGGCGCTGGCCCGCCGGTGGCGTGGGCTGACGCTGGGTTTGCGACCGGCCGAGATCTCCGAGCTGGTCCGCAGTCAGGCGGCGGTGCTGCAGGGCATCGGCGAGGGCGTACTGGCCGCCGACACGTCGTGGAAGACCACCTTCGTCAACGACGAGGCCTGCCGGCTGCTCGAGATCGGTAACGAGCCCGGACGCCACGTCGACGAGATCGGGTTGACCCCGCGCGTGCTCGACGCGTTCAAAGCGGCCGACTCGACCCCGACATTGGCCACGGTGGGCGAACGGATCGTCGTGGTCTCGGCGCGGCCGGTGTCACGCGAGGGACGCCAGCTGGGAACGGTTTTGGTGGTGCGGGACCGGACCGACGTCGAGTCGCTGACCCGGCAGCTCGACGCGGTCCAGGTGATGAGCACGGTGCTGCGGGCCCAGCGCCACGAATTCGCCAACCGTTTGCACCTGCTGACCGGGCTGTTGCACGGCGGTCACGTCGAGGAGGGTCTGCAATACCTGGAAGAGCTTCTCGGGTCGGGCCCGCTGGGGTCCGCGCTGCCGGGCATCGACGCCATCCGCGACCCCTACCTGCAGGCGTTCCTGGCGGCCAAGGGCGCCGCCGCCCGCGAGGCCGGAGTGACGCTCACGATCGGTGAAAACACCTGGGTGCCAGGTCGACTCGTGCTGCCGGTCGACGTCACCACCGTCGTCGGGAACTTGCTCGACAACGCGATAGACGCGGTCCGGACGAGTGGCAACACGGTAAAAGAGGTGGAAGTCGAGCTGTTGCAAGCGGGTGCGACGCTGCATCTCACGGTGGCCGACAGCGGCGACGGCGTCGCGGCCGACTTCGTCGAGCACCTCTTCACCGAGGGCAGGTCGACCAAGCCGGACTCGGGCATACCGGGCGGGCGGGGCATCGGGCTTGCGTTGTCGCGCCAAATCAGTCGCGCCCTCGGCGGTGACCTGCGGCTGGCCAGCCCGGGCAATGCCGAGCAGCGGTTGCGCGGCGCGGAGTTCATCGCCCGGCTGCCGGGCGTGATGGTTGAGGAGGCGCAATGGGTGACGCAGACCTGA
- a CDS encoding helix-turn-helix transcriptional regulator, with protein MTNRRAAAQRLRDLALLRSVRDRMDREYARPLDVEALARGVHMSAGHLSREFRRAYGESPYSYLMTRRIERAMALLRRGDLSVTEVCFAVGCSSLGTFSTRFAELVGVPPSTYRRQAVDDTAGMPPCVAKQVSRPIRNREAPVTGPHLA; from the coding sequence GTGACCAACAGACGAGCCGCGGCGCAGCGCTTGCGCGACCTCGCGCTGCTGCGATCCGTCCGCGACCGAATGGACCGCGAGTACGCGCGGCCGCTGGACGTCGAGGCGCTGGCCCGCGGGGTGCACATGTCGGCCGGGCACCTCAGCCGCGAGTTCCGGCGCGCCTACGGCGAATCGCCCTACTCGTATCTGATGACGCGACGCATCGAGCGCGCGATGGCGCTGCTGCGCCGCGGCGACCTCAGCGTCACCGAGGTCTGTTTCGCCGTCGGCTGCTCGTCGCTGGGCACCTTCAGCACTCGCTTCGCCGAGCTGGTCGGCGTGCCGCCCAGCACCTATCGGCGCCAGGCGGTGGACGACACGGCGGGGATGCCGCCGTGCGTGGCGAAGCAGGTGAGCAGACCGATCAGGAATCGAGAAGCGCCCGTCACGGGGCCGCACCTAGCCTGA
- a CDS encoding condensation domain-containing protein, giving the protein MNTTLDLFDQTFSSLERATGVLGLLQCVWVYDRAVDIDGLRRFHRHLQQGRLSRRIERSPLPFGRHRWVSPGDASDLEIVATPRPREEFDAWLTEQAATRLDAERGPGWHLAVLPFTDGGAGVSLVISHGLTDGIGLCEALADAANGRRDPISWPAAGSRRRWQALRDDARQTARDIPGIGRALVAAARLARRNGGAESATRPFDGPPAPDEYAIVPTATAFVDADEWDARAHALGGTSNSLLAGLAARLAQRVGRVTADGSVTLVMPVNERTADDTRANAVVNVGITVNPATTDLRDIRAATKHALIHRHDAPDERWELLPLAPLLPRSLVRRMVGVAAGGATSVVSSNLGVVDPATYRPDGTHADHFAIKAPHPDATKATMHRLGGMLSLLSGRANGQVFVSVVAYDPRRPNSNDDVQKDLSAALSDFSLAATIGWPCPELVSGPR; this is encoded by the coding sequence ATGAACACCACACTCGATCTGTTCGACCAGACCTTCTCGAGCTTGGAGCGGGCGACCGGGGTCCTGGGCCTGCTGCAGTGCGTCTGGGTCTACGACCGCGCCGTCGACATCGACGGCCTGCGCCGGTTCCACCGCCACCTTCAGCAGGGACGGCTGTCGCGGCGCATCGAACGCTCGCCCCTGCCGTTCGGCCGCCACCGCTGGGTCTCGCCCGGCGACGCCTCCGACCTCGAGATCGTCGCCACACCCCGGCCGCGTGAAGAATTCGACGCCTGGCTCACCGAGCAAGCCGCAACACGGTTGGACGCCGAGCGCGGACCCGGATGGCACCTCGCGGTGCTCCCATTCACCGACGGCGGCGCGGGGGTGAGCCTGGTCATCTCGCACGGCCTCACCGACGGCATCGGGCTGTGCGAGGCGTTGGCCGACGCGGCTAACGGCCGCCGTGATCCGATCAGCTGGCCCGCCGCCGGGTCGCGCCGGCGGTGGCAGGCGCTGCGCGACGACGCCCGCCAGACCGCGCGCGACATCCCGGGCATCGGCCGCGCGTTGGTCGCCGCGGCGCGCTTGGCGCGGCGCAACGGCGGCGCGGAATCCGCGACGCGGCCATTCGACGGGCCACCCGCGCCGGACGAATACGCCATCGTCCCAACGGCAACGGCCTTCGTCGACGCCGACGAGTGGGACGCCCGCGCGCACGCGCTCGGCGGGACCAGCAACAGCCTGCTCGCGGGGCTGGCCGCCCGGCTCGCGCAGCGGGTGGGGCGCGTCACCGCCGACGGCTCGGTCACCCTGGTGATGCCGGTCAACGAGCGCACCGCGGACGACACCCGCGCCAACGCCGTCGTGAACGTCGGCATCACGGTCAACCCCGCGACGACGGACCTGCGCGACATCCGCGCCGCGACCAAGCACGCGCTGATCCACCGTCACGACGCCCCCGACGAGCGGTGGGAATTGCTGCCCCTCGCCCCGCTGCTGCCGCGGTCGCTGGTCAGGCGGATGGTCGGCGTGGCCGCCGGCGGCGCCACCAGCGTCGTCTCGTCCAACCTCGGTGTGGTCGACCCGGCCACCTACCGGCCGGACGGCACGCACGCCGACCACTTCGCCATCAAGGCTCCCCACCCCGACGCCACCAAGGCGACCATGCACCGGCTCGGGGGAATGTTGTCCTTGCTCTCGGGAAGGGCGAACGGGCAGGTGTTCGTCTCGGTCGTCGCGTACGACCCGCGCCGCCCCAACTCGAATGACGATGTGCAAAAGGACCTTTCGGCGGCGTTGAGCGACTTCTCGCTTGCCGCCACGATCGGCTGGCCGTGCCCCGAGCTGGTGAGCGGGCCCCGATAG
- a CDS encoding acyl-CoA dehydrogenase family protein: MTSLADTDDLVVSLARGMRDLVAAEAAESERARTLTPAIVDEMWASGLMSAFNPVVAGGVEPSFAEMIEAWIEMAWQDGSFGWIGIANLPSSFAAAAYLPDEGFAEVFTAHDNRVTLGGQFFPNGQGTAVEGGYVVNGSWNFGSGIGHSQYIAAGFFPMVNGEMRWISEGFPEMRVAVVPRDQISFDDGWHVQGLKGTGSYDYSAQDVFVPSSRTFELFVREPHRGTSPATRMGLMPVTAAGHASWALGVAKSMLDDVQELAATKFRMSDMAALASRPTFQKGLAHHRAAWRAARLLVLDAFTTAEVTVAAGEDLTPSLRADMRVAAVYATDTARACAEWAHLVAGTSSIREGTRLERAFRDMYTGTQHAFISEKVAIDVAQIWLGIIEDQPGL, translated from the coding sequence ATGACGTCGCTAGCCGACACGGATGACCTGGTCGTTTCGCTGGCCCGCGGCATGCGGGATCTCGTCGCGGCCGAAGCCGCCGAATCCGAGCGGGCGCGCACCCTCACCCCGGCGATCGTCGACGAGATGTGGGCCTCCGGGCTGATGTCCGCGTTCAACCCCGTCGTCGCCGGGGGTGTCGAGCCGTCGTTCGCCGAGATGATCGAAGCCTGGATCGAAATGGCTTGGCAGGACGGCTCATTCGGATGGATCGGAATCGCCAACCTCCCGTCGTCCTTCGCCGCCGCGGCCTACCTGCCCGACGAGGGTTTCGCCGAGGTGTTCACGGCGCACGACAACCGCGTCACCCTGGGCGGCCAGTTCTTCCCCAACGGGCAGGGGACCGCCGTGGAGGGCGGTTATGTGGTGAACGGGTCGTGGAACTTCGGCTCGGGCATCGGCCACTCGCAATACATCGCGGCCGGGTTTTTCCCGATGGTCAACGGCGAGATGCGCTGGATCAGTGAGGGTTTCCCCGAGATGCGCGTCGCCGTGGTGCCGCGGGACCAGATCAGCTTCGACGACGGGTGGCACGTGCAGGGGCTCAAGGGAACCGGGTCCTACGACTACAGCGCCCAGGACGTGTTCGTGCCGTCTAGCCGCACCTTCGAGCTGTTCGTTCGTGAGCCGCACCGCGGCACGTCGCCGGCCACGCGGATGGGCCTGATGCCGGTCACCGCCGCGGGTCACGCGTCGTGGGCGTTGGGCGTCGCCAAGAGCATGCTCGACGACGTCCAGGAACTGGCCGCGACGAAGTTCCGGATGAGTGACATGGCAGCGCTAGCCAGCCGCCCGACGTTCCAGAAGGGGCTCGCGCATCACCGCGCGGCCTGGCGCGCCGCCCGTCTCCTGGTGCTCGACGCGTTCACCACCGCCGAGGTGACCGTCGCCGCCGGGGAAGATCTGACGCCGTCCCTGCGCGCGGATATGCGGGTGGCCGCCGTCTACGCCACCGACACGGCCCGGGCGTGCGCCGAGTGGGCCCATCTGGTCGCGGGAACCAGCTCGATCCGCGAGGGCACCCGCCTGGAGCGGGCCTTCCGCGACATGTACACCGGGACACAGCACGCCTTCATCAGCGAGAAGGTGGCCATCGACGTCGCGCAGATATGGCTGGGCATCATCGAGGACCAGCCGGGGCTGTGA